Proteins from a single region of Dysosmobacter acutus:
- a CDS encoding peptidoglycan-binding domain-containing protein, producing MAGVSCPHSGECESILNLSGYLVWSNPFGTERAVRAAVWRVRNHPEFSAGECIDLIKRAAEWGSGYAAGGSGKNRAFLEEISQGKGKDFFEEVIKAYENGWEPEVRGGCGHVIGGNKYLSHMEGEVFLRELPADNSARWGGADYAGALKESVEGIARQMERDLERGERENSYITDETERALKLAAVELGRCGAGIGSLGGKIERLAWFVGGDPSKIRQLQSKLNQIGVGEHLTEDGVYGKKTLEAWERFLRNLEHGAVPTLAWIDPLKNHFITLEIENSFSGVNNTIRNAETHFHYFRVDPPHIKSNGSIKDVFYRGVKRPMNYNHVNVDFGKNATNFHIWLQKQYNHYPLSDTAYDMLKDLKATGKKVRIAGKVLLVGGIALDALELGTAIDADLKDADRKIGKKTLSVAASAGRLYGK from the coding sequence ATGGCAGGCGTATCCTGCCCGCACAGCGGCGAGTGCGAATCTATACTGAACCTGTCCGGCTATCTTGTGTGGAGCAATCCCTTTGGCACGGAGCGCGCGGTGCGGGCGGCGGTCTGGAGAGTCAGGAACCACCCGGAGTTTTCCGCCGGCGAGTGCATAGACCTCATCAAACGGGCTGCGGAGTGGGGGAGCGGCTATGCCGCGGGCGGAAGCGGGAAAAACCGCGCGTTCTTAGAAGAGATATCCCAGGGAAAGGGAAAAGACTTCTTTGAAGAGGTTATCAAGGCGTATGAAAACGGCTGGGAGCCAGAGGTGCGGGGCGGCTGCGGCCATGTCATAGGCGGGAACAAGTACCTGTCCCACATGGAGGGGGAGGTATTTCTAAGGGAGCTACCGGCAGACAACAGCGCCCGCTGGGGAGGAGCGGATTACGCCGGAGCGCTGAAGGAGTCTGTAGAAGGGATCGCCCGCCAGATGGAGCGGGATTTGGAGCGCGGCGAACGGGAGAACAGCTACATCACCGATGAGACCGAGCGGGCGCTGAAGCTTGCGGCGGTCGAGTTGGGGCGCTGCGGCGCGGGAATCGGCTCATTGGGCGGAAAAATTGAAAGGCTTGCGTGGTTCGTGGGCGGCGACCCGTCAAAAATCCGGCAGCTTCAAAGCAAGCTGAACCAGATAGGCGTGGGAGAGCACCTGACCGAGGACGGGGTCTACGGGAAGAAGACGCTGGAGGCATGGGAAAGGTTCTTGAGGAATCTGGAGCACGGAGCGGTACCGACCCTGGCCTGGATTGACCCGCTGAAAAACCATTTCATAACGCTGGAGATTGAAAACAGCTTCAGTGGCGTCAACAATACAATTCGAAATGCGGAGACTCATTTTCACTATTTTCGAGTTGATCCGCCTCATATAAAGTCCAATGGCTCAATTAAAGACGTTTTTTATCGTGGTGTTAAACGCCCAATGAATTATAACCATGTCAACGTTGATTTTGGTAAAAATGCCACTAATTTTCATATTTGGCTTCAGAAGCAATACAACCACTACCCCTTGAGCGATACAGCCTACGATATGTTGAAGGACTTGAAGGCAACCGGTAAAAAGGTCCGCATTGCGGGAAAGGTGCTGCTGGTCGGCGGGATTGCGTTGGACGCGCTGGAACTTGGGACTGCGATTGACGCGGATTTAAAGGATGCGGATCGAAAGATAGGCAAAAAGACACTGTCCGTGGCGGCCAGTGCCGGACGGCTATACGGAAAATGA